In Pan troglodytes isolate AG18354 chromosome 5, NHGRI_mPanTro3-v2.0_pri, whole genome shotgun sequence, the sequence cgccaggctaattttttgtattttagtagagacagggtttcaccatgttggccaggatggtctcgatctcctgaccttgtgatccacctgcctcggcctgccaaagtgctgggattgcaggcgtgagccaccgtgcctggacacagatatattttttaaagttcaagaagaaaatatgcaatcattttttttaaacagaatgtaGGGGCAGCTGTTTTGGACAACAGTTTGTTAGGTAAAGATAGCTGTGTGACTCAACAATTTCACTCTTAGGAATATAGCCAAGGAAACTGTAAATGTAAGTTCACACAAAAGCATTCatgtatgtgaatgtttatagcaacattattcaaaatagGCAAAAAGTGTAAATAATTCTAATGTCCATGAGCTGATGAATCCATAAACAGAATGTGTTATATCCACACAATGATATTATTCAGTCATGAAGAACTGTGAAATACTGATgtatgctacagcatggatggaccttgaaaactCTACGCTAAGTAAAAGgagtcagacacaaaaggctacatattgtatgattctatttatatgaaacatccagaataggcaaattgtagagacagagaatagattagtggttgccagggactggaagCAGGGATGAATGCTCTGTGACTGCTATTGGGTACATGGTTTCTTTGGGggctgatgaaaatattctggaattagtggtgatggttgtatagCCTTGGGAATACCCcaaaaaccactttaaaaaatataattgacaTAGTTTAAACAGGACATCTTAATAGAAAATGCACTtgactgaatgaaaataaaaatgcacataaCAAAATTCACTGGACAGAGCTAAAACAATGCTAAaacatttatagcactaaactgTAGCATTAAAAACAGCAAgagtctcaaatcaataatctaatcCCCCACCTAAACAATGTAGAGAAGACCAAGATGAACTCAaaggtataaaagaaaaataataaagataagtgtagaaatcaataaaattgaaaacagaaaaaataatggggaaaatcaatcaaacaaaaagctaattatttgaaaagaataataaaattgacaaaacacCAGCAAAACtgacaattaaaaaacaagagaagATATGAATTACCAATGTCAGGAATGAAACAGAGGAAAGCACTACAGACcctgtgagaggtgacagcgtgctggcagtcctcacagccgtcgctcgctctcggcgcctcctccgcctgggctcccactttggcggcacttgaggagcccttcagcccaccgctgcactatGGGAGCCCCTTTCTAGGCTGGGCAAGGCCAGAGCCTACTCCCTCAGCTTgccgggaggtgtggagggagaggcgcgagcgggaaccagggctgcgggcggcgcttgcgggccagcgggagttccgggtgggcgtggcctTGGCGAGCCCTGCACTcagagcagccggccggccctgccggccccaggcaatgaggggcttagcacccgggccagcggctgcggagggtgtactgggtcccccagcagtgccagcccaccggcgctgcgctcgatttctcgccgggccttagctgccttcctgtggggcagggcttgggacctgcagcccgccatgcctgagcctcccaccccctccgtgggctcctgtgtggcccgAGCCTCCTCCACGAGGGCCACCCCCTCCTCCACTGGTGCCCGGTCCCATTGActacccaagggctgaggagtgcaggcgcaaggcgtgggactggcaggcagctccacctgcagccccagtgcaggatccactgggtgaagccagctgggctcctgagtctggcggggccttggagaacctttatgtctagctcagggattgtaaatacaccaatgggcactctgtatctagctcaaggtttgtaaacacaccaatcagcaccctgtgtttcgctcagggtttgtgagtgcaccaatccacactctgtatctagctgctctggtgggccCTTAGACAACCTTTGTgtccatactctgtatctaatctgatggggacgtggagaacctttgtatctagctcagggattgtaaaggcaccaatcagtgccctgtcaaaacagaccactgggctctaccaatcagcaggacgtgggtggggccagataagagaataaaagcaggctgccggagccagcagtggcaacctgctccggtccccttccacactgtggaagctttgttcttttgctctttgcaataaatcttactactgctcactctttgggtccacactgcttttatgagctgtaacactcaccgggaaggtctgcagcttcactcctgaagccagagagaccatgagcccaccgggaggaaggaacaactccagacgccccgccttaagagctgtaacactgacgGAGAacgtctgcagcttcactcctgagccagtgagaccacgaacccaccagaaggaagaaactccgaacacatcggAACATCAGAAGgcacaaactccagacacgccaccttaagagctgtaacactcaccgcaagggtccgcggcttcattcttgaagtcagtgagaccaagaacccaccaattccggacacacacCTGGAGACATAAAAAGataagaatactatgaacaactttacacacataaatttgaaaacttaaaaaaaagaataaattcttgGAAAAGCACAAACTTCCTTAATTTATCCAATATGAAATACGTAATTTGAATAGTCCTATCATAATAAGGAAAttgaattcaaaattttaaaattcaaaaaagaaatctccaggccCAGATAGTTTCACTGAATattctattaaacatttaaagaattaacaaagTTTCTTTCCATCTacttcagaaaatagaagaggaggaacTTTCCTAGGTGTTTTGTGAACTAGTATTACCTTGATCCCAAAGCCAGACAGCATAAACAAAGGAAACTACAGACCACTATACCTCAAGAATACAAACACaacaattcttaataaaatattatgaaatagaattcagcaatatgtaaaaagaattgtagatcatgaccaagtgggttaATTCCAGAGATGTAAGGCTTGCTCAATATTTGAAAACCAATCTATTTAATCCACTATACTGAGaggcaaaggaataaaaatgacaCAATGATATCTACTGATGGCAGAAAAAGcagttgataaaattcaatacccctttatgataaaaactctctgAAAGTTAGGAATAAGGGAAACTTCCTAAACATGATAAGATCATTGACAAAGCCTACAGCTAATACCGTATACTCAGCGAGGACAAATTGAACTCTTTTTCTTTAAGATCCAGAACAAggaaataatatctatttttattcaACGCactactggaagttctagccactGGATAAGGCAAGAAAGGTAAGTGAAAGCAATACTGATTggaatggacaaataaaaatgtctctatttgcagattaCATAATTGTCTATGTACAAAATCCCAATAAATCTATCCCCCAAAATTCTAAAGCTGATAAGGATATAAGATAAacatcaaattaaattaaaaccacagtgagatatcactacGCACCTatcaaaatgactaaaataaaaagtagtgacATCAAAcggatgcagagaaactgaatCACtcataaaatggtacagccacccTGGAAAACAGTTgggcagtttctaaaaaaaattaaacgtaCACTTACAGACAACTTacatttctttcttcactttAACATGACTGGTACATTTCtatatttcatttcatataaGCACAGTCTACATAGAATGGCAAGATTTAAAAGACGATATACACTATTTAGAGAAAGGTTTCAAGAAATACGGAAAATATCCTTTCATTGCTCTCAACTACTGCTTAATCTCTTCTGCTCTGGTTGCCagctttaaataatttaattgacCCTACATCTTCCTTAGCTTGCCTTAGACTAGTCAAGTCGCTACTATACCTTGAGAATCTCCTAGCACATTTCTCAGGTACTGAAACCTCTCAGGCTTTGCTCTACTGTGCTTCTAATGGCTCTGAAAAAATAACTATatgtgtttgttttctgtctATTTCAAGAAAATATTCATCCCATTTCTATGCCCTTGACACCCatctattttgcttttcttcagttttcctttttatggttggAGGCCCTAAAAGAAAGAACATAATTAGCCTTATTTAATGTTTGCCCAGTGACCTACCTTTGCTAGCCCTTCCACCACACTACACATGTCCCTTCCTGTTCCCAACCTTCCAGCATTTTGAGCTCTGTGCCCTGGAAAAATCCCCTGTGAGCCTTGTAGAATACTCATTCAGCACTTCCCTGGGCAGCACATCTCATTTTCAAgttcatgataaaaacatttgACTTTTCTattctttgaggaatcgccacacttcTTCAAattagttgaactaatttacactcccaccaacagtgtaaaagcctccatggaatactatgcagccataaaaaggaacaagatcatgtctttgcagggacatggatgagtttgaagccattatcctcagcaaactaatgcaggaacagaaaaccaaacactgtatgttctcacttattagtgggagctgaacaatgagaacacagggacacgaatggggaacaacacacactgaggcctgttggcAAGGAGGAgttggggaagggagagcatcaggataaatagttaatgtatgctgggcttaataccaaggttgggttgataggtgcagcaaaccaccatgggacaggtttacctatgtaacaaacccgcacgtcctgcacatgtatcctggaacttataataaaattaaattcaatttaaaatttttgaaaagacagatcccaaaggaaaaaaattgacttTTCTAAAATCCTAGACAATATCAGAACTTTATTTCTTAGTTAACCAGGACATAATAacctttttaaattgaaatatggAAAAATAGATTGTAAGTCTATAGGATTTAAATCTGGAAAGAGATTAAATATAATCTATCATTATAAAGAGAGAAAAGTAGCCTGGTTAAGGGCACTCAGAAAGTTTGCAGCAGGGtcaaaagaaagtattttatCTACACTGTTTTCTGTTGCAAGCTACTAAACACTTTATATTTCAAATGTATATCTTCACTTTggaataataacagaaatatcCAGGCAAAGCTTCTCAAGGCAATAACCAATCTCTTTCTTATGTGAGCTGAGTCCCAAAGGGTAAACTTTTAGATTTggagaaatatattcatatacttcagatttttcaatttattttgattaatattataatattaactTCCCCTTTAATTACatgattttataattatgttactttaagttatttttattataaaacccAACCTGTTTCATTCATAGGTATTCTGTATTAGTAGTATCTGTGGGTTTCTGGTATCTTTGGGATCTAAGGCAATCCATGGGAAAATATGGGTCACATTGAAATATTCACTTTATAGTCAACTCTTCAGGAAGGTGAAAGAGGCAAAGGAAGgaatatctataaataaaaacaaacctacagcattaattatttaaaaaacaaatccataTAAATGGAGGATTCAATGTCAGCTCAACTAAATTCAAATATTATAGTCCATAATTCCTTATCTGAAATCTGTGTAGCCATATATACTTCAAAATTcagaaatttttgaattttagaaagataatacAGTACATCAGCTGCATATAACATATCACATCAGCAGAGTCTGGCATAGTCTTATATAATTAAGACCATTAATATTTCTGTAGAGAAAATCACAAATATTCACACTACATATAGTAAATAAGACTATAAAAAGACATCAGATTAAATGAGGTTTCCTACCAAATTTGTTCAGATCAGCTCAAGTTTTGCTATCAAATAAAGCggggagaaaaaaaatagtgttccAAGTTTTTTTGTACTTCAGAATTGTTTCTAAGAGATTACAGACCTAATGTATTgccaatgaaaataattttgcctTGAGACTCTTCATATAATAAATTTACTaaataattctgtattttaatCATCTTTAAGTTTTGAAGAGGTTCTTTTGGTgtctgttttttgcttgtttgcttgatTTGGAGAATCTCCAAAAAGAGGTTGTTACTATATTCTCAGTTTTAATAGTGAATTTGCTTGGCAAATCAAATTATACTTTATATGTGCGTAGAAGTAACATATGGCTGCCTCTATGGCTGTTTAAAGTAATCTTGCCAAGGAAGGTTATTTTATACCTAAGTAACCTATGGCTACTTTGATGGCTGTGTAAAGTAACCTTGCCAAGGAAATGATCATTCCAGAACTGATGTGTTGTGTAAGTGGGGATTTTTGGAGATCAGAATTTCTTAAAGCACTCCCATCTGTACAGTAAAAATCAGCAAAAAGGCAGACCAAAGTTTATGATCTGTAACATAAAGAAAGAAGTAACCATAATTCAGGCATGATTTGCCGactcttttgttgttgtcgttttgttgtatttttgtttgtttgtttgtttgtttggagaggAAGGATTCCGCATACCACCCACCCTTTCCCCAGCACCAGCATTCTCAGATTGTCAGGATGTAACTACTGTAATTATTGTCAGCGCTCATGGGAGCTTTTGACTCTTCCaatataattgaattttttaattcccttcctttctccaggGTTGTAATAACATGCACCTTGTTTTATTTGTGTTAGCATTATATTAATAGCTTATTCAATCATTGTagatatgtgttataaatatttcatattctgACATTTAAAACCCAATGTGTTTTTCAAATAGAATGACTCAGGGCTTAAATGCCAGAATTAGCTAAAAATATAAATCCAAAGAGTTTCTCATCTTCTAAAGCAAAGATTAcctaaaatatttggagattggCCTTCTGTCACTtagaaaatctcagaaataattatttatattgtataaGACTAGATCTTTGAACaattatttcacatatataaCGCATTTCTAACAATGTTACTACCACTTGAGAAGTTGAATTTTATGTTGTAATTATAGAAAATACAATTTAGCATTAGAAGAGAATCTGGAGCTCAACCCCTCATTGCACAGGTAAGAGAACTGCAAACAAGTGGGGGTAGAGAGCTGTGTTGAGGTCAGTTAATCAGAGACCAAGCTGAGATCACCAACTCCAGGACTGGTGTTCTCATCAATGCACCATACTTGGTCTTCTATTGCCTTGAGTATGTTCATCTTATATCCCCATTAGAATCACGGCAACTTGATCTTAAGAACtatgtattaatattattcttccttttcatttctcctaTAGCACATTTTATGCCACACATTCTTAGTTTTATGTGTGGAGCTatcattatttcaataaatgcttGAAATTATCACTAATCAGTCTTTCACTGGGATTTTAACCTACAACGTCCAAGACTTTGTTGTAATTTTTCCAGTTATTTGCATGTATTTTCAAAGAATTCCAGCCTTGACATAGACCACCAGTTGCATATCCCTTTGCACAATGATATGAAAATAAGAACTCAATGCATAAGTAGAAGTCCTTATGTCAAGTGGAAATCATTGATTTTACTCTAACCATGTATCTTTCCAAAGATGAAAAAGTCAGGTAATTAGACAATTTGGAGAAACCCTCTCAATTTGTAGCCTCAGATATGGGTTGAAATTTACTCTAAAAGCTTTGCTGTGGAAGAAAGTGGTGGAGGGTGGGGAAGTCTTTTTGCCTCTATCCAGCACAAACAtcacacttaacatttttttggttttttgaggcagagtctcaggggtgcactctgtcacccaggctggagtgcagtggcatgatttcagctcactgcagccttgacctccagggttcaagcaattctcctgctttagcctcccaagtagttgggactataggcatgtgccactacacccggctaatttttgtatttttggtagagatggggttgcaccatgttggccaggctgacacTTAACTTTAAGTGAAGAATATGGTTTGTTGTTGTCAGATTCATTATCACAACATTGTGTTCTGTGGGAGAATCACAAGAATGATTCATTTAAGCTTTCTAACTCTGCAATATATGAATGAGGACAATCTTTGTTCCTGGTTTGCGATGATCATGGTTTCATCATTAAGAGTTCACTGTGCCTTGAAATGCCAGAAAGGTGACATATTCTGCATCCTTTTTCATGTTCCATTTCTAAGTTAAGCTTAATATTGTATGCCAGAATATACAAGTGTTTCTAGGCATTTTCGCCTGCCTATGGATGGAGAAGCAgatcttcttttctttgtagcAGTGATGACAAATCAGGGAGGAAAAAATATCTTCTAGACTGAAACATCACTCCCAAAAATATCTCACTATTTTAAGTAAAGAATTCTTTCATTACCTTTTAAACCTTTTTATATCGATGTAATTTCAAATATATGGAAATGTTACAAAATAGGTAGGACAAGGAATTTCCATATATCCTTTACCCAGATTAAcaaattgtttatatattttttcccatttgttgtCCTTCATTCTCTCAACCATTtgtaagttgcagacatcatgTCCCTTTACCCCTAAACTCTTCAGTATGCCTTTCCGAAGAGCAAGGCCTTTCTCTTACGTAACCACAGTAGACTTACCAAAATCAGGAAAATTAACATTAATATCATGGATTAACAAATTGggattaccttttaaaaatagaatactgATTTTATAGACTTTGTTGAAgtctgctaattttaaaataatgatggcTTTTAAATGTGATTTCTTTCCCAATTGATTGGGCCTTAATATAAACCCACCACTTTTCTAAATACTATGCTGAACAAGTTATAATTTAAGGCTGATCTAGGGTCTGGTGCCTGTACAGACTCACACATTACTGTGCACTCTGAGAATGCCTTATCAGGCCCACACCAACCACTACAGCTAATATCTATCAACAGATCCCAGAACAGCGGGAAAAGTTGTACAATAACAGGTAGGTCAAACCTTATTAAGTCACTGAAGATCTGTTGGCATAATAACACACTTGATTTCCCTGCTCACATTTTTTTAAGTaggtaaaattaaataagaagaaTAGAAATTAACTAAATGTGAAAGATATGAAGAGGGTGATTTATGGCAGGGAATTTGAGTACCAGCTGTGACCAAATATGAACCTGAACAAGCCAATCCTTTAAGACAGATCCTGAGTTGTTATCTGGGCCCAAATTTTAAATTGAGCCAAGCAGTCATTTGCTGACTTAGGTCACACAGGTTCTCTGAGTTCCCCAAAAACCCACACCTCTATTTAACTTTGGGATTTTCAGAGCTCACCTGAACCAACCCAATCAGTGCTCACCTACCGCAACGATCAGGGCTCAGCTGTATCAATCAATAAGGGCTCAGTAGTATCAACCAATCAGAACTCAGCTATACAGACAAATCAGAACCCAGCTATAGAGACCCATCAGAACTACACAAGTTTGCCCAGCcttaatttgtataaatatacctGATTGGGAATCCTGATGGGAATTTTTGATATAAAACCCAAACCCTCCCATTGTTCTCTGAAACGCACCTTTGTTTTACACCAAAGGCTTCATCTCCTTggtttgcaaactgttcactgaaataaagtctctttcctccaaattcGCTTTTCAGATAACTTTCGTTCACACAGCTAAAAgggttgttttgttgtgttttgtttgttttgttttgtgacagtcttgcactcccaggctggagtgcaggggtgcgatctcagctcactgaaacctgcaccgcctgagttcaagtgattctcctgcttcagcctcgcgagtagctgggactacaggcatgcaccaccacgcccggctaattttttttattttttgtagagatagggtttcaccatgttgcccagaccggtcctgacctcaagtgatccgccagcctcagcctcccaaagtgctgagattacaggcatgagccgccgtgccccgGTGAGATAATTTCAATTTAGAAACTTAGAAAGTCTCTCTCAAATTTCAGCGTTCACTGACTTCAGATTTTGGTTATCTCACTACtgtgtttttgaattttaaatcatgCAGCTCTCAGGGGGTAATTAGTTTATCAAATACTTTATCTTTCagattattactttaaatatgcCTAGAATTAGGCATGAACATAATCctaaaaacaacatttttatttatatcctaccttattcttaaaataatgcataaatgcttatatgaatacataaaatacaaCAAGAAAAGATGAATTTAAATAATGTTGAATTCGAAGAAAAGGTGACAGAGTTAAGACATAATCCAAAATGAAATTAGGGGACACTGTGGAAAtctccctctccagcctcctgCTTAGCATATAGCggtattaaataattatttgttgataatattaataaaagcaaaaattgatggaGTGCTTCCCATATACTCAACcctgattcttttctttcttttttttttttttttaatactttaagttctgggatacatgtgcagaacatgcaggtttgttacataggtatacacgtgccatggtggtttgctgcacccatcaacccgtcatctatgttaggtatttcttctaatgctatacctccccacaacaggccccagtgtgcaatgttcccctccctgtgtccatgtgttctcattgttcaacccctacttatgagtgagaatatgtggtgtttgtttttctgctcttgtgttagtttgctgagaattatggtttccagcttcatccatgtccctgcaaaggacatgaattcatcattttttatggctgcatagtattccatggtgtatatgtgccacattttctttatccagtctatcattgatgggcatttgggttgtttccaagtctttgctattgtgaacagtgctgcatgtgtctttatagtagaatgatttataatcctttggatatatacccagtaatgggattgctgggtcaaatggtgtttctggttttagatccttaaggaatcgccacactgtcttccacaatggttgtactaatttacactctcaccaacagtgtaaaagcattcctatttctccacatcctctccagcatctgttgttgcctgatttttaatgactgccattctaactggagtgagatggtatctcattgtggttttgatttgcatttctctaacgaccagtgatgatgagctttttttccatatgttcgttggccgcataaatgtcttcttttgaaaagtgtctgttcatatacttcacccactttttgatgggttttttttttcttataaattgttTCTAAGGGCAAAAAAagtattgtttcatttaattctcacatttaTTATTGAGGTAAGTTCTATCATTATCTCCATTGTACAATGCTTACCCTGAGTTTCAGAGGCAAGTTTGTCAATTATGGCAAAGGTGAGCTACCAGCTCAAACAGTCTAATCCTGGGACTTAAACCATGGCACCATGCACCCTCCAACATTAACTGTCTAGAATCCCTGCTCATGAAAAACTAGGTAGAGGACAAATAAGTCCATCTTAGCATCACTTCAGTTcagttgaataaataaaagaataaatgaatgtgatTTGCCACAAATTTTGTCCTAAGTTTTCTAACATCCAAAACAAAAAGGAGGATAAGTTTAATTTTATGATTCAGAAAAAAGCAAACCAATTTCTTGGGAGAAGAATAAACAATAATTTATCGCTTCCTTGTGCATACAAGATCAGAAGACAAATGAAAAGCCTAACAGTGGAAACACCAAGTATACACAGAAATATAACTGgtcatgtatttttctttattaatggaGAATTTCAAACACACATTAAAATAGAACAGCATAATGAACCCCCATATACTCATCACCCGACTCAAACATTACCAGTTCAAGGTAAATCTGGTTTCTTCTGTACCCACCTCCACTATATGATTTGAAGCAAATCCAAAATATATCATTTCATTAATTAATATTTCACTATGGATCTCCTAACAataattctacttttttcttaACGTAACCACAATCCCATGACcacatctaaaaacaaaataataattccttaatatctgCTCAGTGTTTTCATTTGCAATCATCTCTtgaatttcatcatttttaaaacttgtttgtttgtttgtttggatcaGCATCCAGATAAGGTCCACACATTGCCGTTTATAACAACTTCATTTTAACTTATCGAAATGagtttattttaattacaaaatataatgGAAAGTGCATTAATCCAAGGGTTAAGAAGTCATGTGGCAAAAAGAAGAACTGTGTTCAGGTCCAGTTTCATCTGcttgaccttgaacaagtcacgtTACCTCTGTAAAATGACAGGGGTGGCAAGatgattttcagcatttttttcaaaGTCATAATGACTGCTTAGATCCTTCCACTTTACAAGTGAGAGGCTCAAGATCAGAGATTTGAGTGGATCAcagatttaaatttataatagGATAAGTATGATTCATCAACTCATTCCTAAGTAATACGTCAAAAATCTAAAGCAACATCCCTCAAATTATTTGGAGCCTGCATTTTGCTTCTCTTCAATGACTAATTTCACCCTTAAGCTTTACAGGCCCAATTCTATACAACCCTGATTATCAACAGAAGCAAGTCTAAAGAATTCATTACTTTGATTATTCGATATACAAATAATGCTTAGCTTCAGTCTCACGATCACTTTCCCTGTAGTTAATCTATCTAGCTGGTAAAGATGGGATGGAAGGAAAAGGGCAAAAAAAATTTTCGTTGAGCCcctaaacacttttcaaaagttGTCTCGTTTAATCCCTAGGTGGGGTAAAGTGAGATAGTAGAACAGGAATCTGAACGCAACATCACTCTTTCAAAACCTGCGCTCTCTtcttatttagaaaagaaaaataatggtctCAACTTCATAGCaatgttatgaggattaaatgaatgttaaaaaaaaaaaaaaccaacggCGCCTTGTAAACCATAAAGTGTTATGCCCACATAGAGCAGAGTACATGCCGTCCCAAAGAATATTTTATGTGTAACTTTTAAGATGTCCAGACTCAACattagtatataagacatatctGGTTGCTT encodes:
- the LOC129144317 gene encoding uncharacterized protein LOC129144317; amino-acid sequence: MELPGGQVRREAQNKNGGTERSIDWSNDTDLASGGTRTESRCVSGIGGFLVSLTSRMKPRTLAVSVTALKVACLEFVPSDVPMCSEFLPSGGFVVSLAQE